One Flavobacterium sp. 90 DNA segment encodes these proteins:
- a CDS encoding FecR family protein, whose product MQKEEFEKLFGRYLQGKLSDQELEQFMQIVKTDQYDVFIKDGIYTSLKESEVSDFMDEKQGEIILNKILSQSKDESKLITFSPERRNRKKILRILFAAASIALFAAIGSTFLFKSNPVVPAQVEQHVVAEENALIAFSGKQLIHLPDGSTVLLNDNSSLEYNKNSFDDKTREVTLTGEAYFDIHHNEKKAFIVHTGKVQTKVLGTAFNINARNSSANIEVTVTRGKVQVGDTEKIYGVITPNQQIKVDKNTLSFEQNNVSAAVVTQWKSNYLILDDINMEAAAALIAQKYKVKISMNENIKNCRITASFLNDEDLDHILKVVCSVIEVNYSYTDSGSIILEGKGCQ is encoded by the coding sequence ATGCAAAAAGAAGAATTCGAAAAATTATTTGGTCGTTATCTGCAAGGTAAACTTTCAGATCAAGAATTGGAACAATTCATGCAAATTGTAAAAACCGATCAATATGATGTTTTTATAAAAGATGGAATTTATACTTCATTAAAAGAAAGTGAAGTTTCAGATTTTATGGATGAGAAACAGGGAGAAATTATTCTGAATAAAATCTTATCTCAATCTAAAGACGAATCAAAACTAATAACTTTTTCTCCTGAAAGAAGAAATAGAAAAAAGATACTTCGTATTCTTTTTGCAGCGGCTAGTATTGCTCTATTTGCAGCTATTGGCAGTACTTTTCTTTTTAAATCAAATCCTGTAGTTCCTGCTCAGGTTGAACAACATGTTGTTGCGGAAGAAAATGCATTAATTGCTTTCAGCGGAAAACAATTAATTCATTTACCTGACGGAAGTACTGTTCTTTTAAATGATAACAGTAGTCTGGAATATAACAAGAACTCTTTTGACGATAAAACGCGTGAAGTAACACTTACCGGAGAAGCTTATTTTGATATTCACCACAACGAAAAAAAGGCTTTTATAGTACATACCGGCAAGGTTCAGACTAAAGTTTTAGGTACGGCTTTTAATATTAATGCACGCAATTCGTCTGCTAATATTGAAGTTACGGTTACAAGAGGTAAAGTACAGGTTGGAGACACTGAGAAAATATATGGTGTAATTACTCCTAATCAACAGATTAAAGTTGACAAAAACACCTTGAGCTTTGAACAGAATAATGTAAGTGCTGCTGTAGTGACACAGTGGAAAAGCAATTACCTGATTCTGGATGATATCAATATGGAAGCAGCGGCAGCACTTATTGCTCAAAAATATAAGGTAAAAATTTCAATGAATGAAAATATTAAAAACTGCCGAATAACAGCGAGTTTCCTAAATGACGAAGATTTAGATCATATTCTAAAAGTAGTATGTAGTGTTATTGAAGTCAATTATAGCTACACTGATTCAGGATCCATTATTTTGGAAGGGAAAGGCTGTCAATAA
- a CDS encoding SusC/RagA family TonB-linked outer membrane protein, with protein sequence MIMRISLFHIFLLTCGAPMVFATEMSSQNLESISVDIELHNQDIKTLFKTIENKTGLLFAYQPQIIKDFPKVNTPKGRRSVSDILDIVFQGSNLVYKQVDKNVVIYKKETVKADVNVSKKENREDANYMLAGKILDEKGQPLPGVTVMLVGGNKSGISDFDGQFYIELPSGKHVLKVSYLGYKTQQVTVENQVSITINMQPDLAKLDEIVVIGYGTTTRRTSTGSVVKITAEDIEKQPVTNILQTLQGRTPGVFVTQTSGYAGSDMNISIRGRNFIAGNNLPLYIVDGVPYIGDDIKEQVQDQNVIRGAQKSTSPLNIINPNDIESIEILKDADATAIYGSRGANGVVLITTKKGKAGKTEFTITTNSGVSEVAHMVKTLGTPAYLNMLQTALDNNGDVADVDSNGIAITDWDPKAQTNWQKKLIGGTANFNNYSASLKGGNETTNFLLSGAYHKETTVVPGNFSYDKFSTNFNINHSTLDKKLKIGASVIFAADNNKLPFFDITTYAVGTAPNRPLYNADGSYYWSPDYFSDINPLAALDKRVEDKGINLITSLSLQYEIAKGFSFKTDLGYGRAQMQTEQFMPASATNHAYAEANDMSLNFQRSYTVSTNNTNNFTIEPQLNYTTELWKGNLTALVGGSWQNRKSEMPSYVSSNGYSSDNLIGNLGTAENITANNGSVEYKYISLFSRLNYNIANKYILNVNFRRDGSSRFGANNRFGNFGSVGGAWVFTQENFLKNADWLSFGKLRSSYGEIGSDEIGDYQYAETFDTRNYGNGNASMAAARIANPNIKWGLTKKFEVALDLSFLNDRISFTTAYYKNTSSNQLVNYTLSAQAGFTTYTANLPAKVENEGWEFTLETTNIRTKNLNWSTSFNISTNSNKLQSFPGIEFTSYYSQYVVGKPLGGMYLYNFTGVNANGIAQFEDVNGDGRISRGFAETGVGDRKYYGPSYPQYYGGISNTISYKDFTLDFLFQFVKQNGSTLMSSTGGQPGYPYSTANFQVDEYNNYIAQGNVLSSGFQNSFFNYIGSNATVVDASYIKLKNVSASYQIPLDETTKKFLQSVRVSVQGQNLVTFTKYKGLDPETQGLALPPLRTITFGTQFTF encoded by the coding sequence ATGATCATGCGCATCAGTTTATTCCACATTTTCTTATTGACCTGCGGCGCTCCGATGGTCTTTGCGACCGAAATGAGCAGTCAGAATTTAGAATCAATATCCGTTGATATAGAACTTCATAATCAGGATATTAAAACTTTATTTAAGACAATAGAAAATAAAACAGGATTACTGTTTGCTTACCAACCTCAGATCATAAAAGATTTTCCGAAGGTTAACACTCCAAAAGGACGCAGAAGTGTGAGTGATATTTTAGACATTGTATTTCAGGGCAGTAATTTGGTCTACAAACAAGTAGACAAAAATGTCGTGATTTATAAAAAGGAAACCGTCAAAGCTGATGTGAATGTTTCGAAAAAAGAAAATCGGGAAGATGCAAATTACATGCTTGCAGGAAAAATTCTCGATGAAAAAGGTCAGCCGTTGCCAGGGGTAACTGTTATGCTTGTAGGAGGGAACAAAAGTGGAATTTCTGATTTTGACGGTCAATTTTATATTGAACTACCTTCTGGTAAACACGTACTTAAAGTGTCTTATTTAGGATATAAAACGCAGCAGGTTACAGTTGAAAATCAAGTTTCGATTACTATTAATATGCAGCCCGATTTGGCCAAATTAGATGAAATCGTAGTTATTGGTTACGGAACAACAACCAGAAGGACTTCAACTGGATCTGTAGTTAAAATTACTGCCGAAGATATTGAAAAACAACCTGTAACTAATATTTTACAAACATTACAAGGAAGAACTCCCGGAGTTTTTGTAACGCAAACTTCTGGTTATGCAGGAAGTGATATGAATATTAGTATTCGAGGAAGAAACTTTATTGCAGGAAATAATTTACCTCTTTATATTGTTGACGGAGTGCCTTATATTGGTGATGATATCAAAGAACAAGTACAGGATCAAAATGTTATCAGAGGTGCTCAAAAATCGACTAGCCCTTTGAATATTATCAATCCAAATGACATAGAAAGCATTGAAATCCTGAAAGATGCAGATGCAACAGCAATCTATGGTTCAAGAGGTGCCAATGGTGTGGTTCTTATTACTACTAAAAAAGGAAAAGCCGGAAAAACAGAGTTTACGATAACAACTAACTCAGGAGTTTCTGAAGTAGCACATATGGTAAAAACTTTGGGTACACCAGCTTACCTGAATATGCTTCAAACGGCTTTAGACAATAATGGAGATGTTGCTGATGTTGATAGTAATGGTATTGCTATTACAGATTGGGATCCAAAAGCTCAAACAAACTGGCAGAAAAAATTAATAGGCGGTACAGCTAATTTTAATAATTATTCGGCTTCTTTGAAAGGTGGAAATGAGACAACAAATTTTCTTTTAAGTGGTGCTTATCATAAAGAAACTACGGTTGTTCCGGGAAATTTTAGCTATGATAAATTTTCGACTAACTTCAATATTAATCACAGTACTCTGGATAAAAAATTAAAAATTGGAGCTTCTGTAATTTTTGCGGCAGATAATAATAAACTACCATTTTTTGATATCACAACATATGCGGTAGGTACGGCTCCAAACCGTCCGTTATACAATGCAGATGGAAGTTATTATTGGTCACCGGATTACTTTAGCGATATAAATCCACTTGCTGCTTTAGATAAAAGAGTAGAGGATAAAGGAATAAACTTAATAACAAGTTTAAGCCTTCAGTATGAAATTGCAAAAGGTTTTTCTTTTAAAACAGATTTAGGATACGGACGAGCTCAAATGCAAACGGAACAATTTATGCCGGCATCTGCAACAAATCATGCTTATGCTGAAGCAAACGATATGAGTTTAAACTTTCAAAGATCTTATACTGTTTCGACTAATAATACTAATAATTTTACTATTGAGCCTCAACTTAATTATACAACAGAATTATGGAAAGGAAACTTAACAGCACTTGTTGGAGGTTCATGGCAAAATAGAAAATCAGAAATGCCTTCTTATGTGAGTTCAAATGGTTATAGTTCAGATAATTTAATTGGAAATCTGGGGACTGCAGAAAACATAACGGCTAATAACGGAAGTGTAGAATATAAATACATTTCTCTTTTTAGCAGACTTAACTATAATATTGCCAACAAATACATTCTGAATGTTAACTTTAGAAGAGATGGTTCATCACGTTTTGGAGCAAATAACCGTTTTGGGAATTTTGGATCTGTTGGTGGTGCGTGGGTATTTACACAGGAAAATTTCTTAAAAAATGCTGACTGGTTAAGTTTTGGAAAACTACGCTCTAGTTATGGAGAAATAGGAAGCGACGAAATTGGAGATTATCAATATGCTGAAACCTTTGATACCCGTAATTATGGTAATGGAAACGCTTCTATGGCTGCAGCCAGAATTGCAAACCCTAATATCAAATGGGGATTAACAAAGAAATTTGAAGTTGCACTTGATTTAAGTTTCCTAAACGACCGTATTTCTTTTACTACTGCGTATTATAAAAACACTTCGAGTAATCAATTGGTAAACTATACTCTTAGCGCTCAGGCAGGTTTTACAACTTATACGGCAAACTTACCAGCCAAAGTTGAAAACGAAGGATGGGAGTTTACGCTTGAAACAACAAATATTCGTACTAAAAACTTAAACTGGTCGACGTCTTTCAATATTTCGACAAATTCAAATAAATTACAATCATTTCCAGGCATAGAGTTTACGAGTTATTACTCTCAATACGTTGTTGGAAAACCTTTAGGCGGAATGTATTTGTATAATTTTACAGGTGTAAACGCTAATGGTATTGCTCAATTTGAAGATGTAAACGGAGATGGCAGAATCTCCAGAGGATTTGCTGAAACTGGTGTAGGAGACAGAAAATATTATGGTCCTAGTTATCCGCAATATTACGGCGGTATCTCAAATACTATTAGTTATAAAGATTTTACACTTGACTTTTTGTTTCAATTCGTAAAACAAAATGGTAGTACTTTAATGTCTTCAACCGGAGGACAGCCGGGTTATCCTTACTCAACTGCAAATTTTCAAGTGGATGAATATAATAACTATATAGCACAAGGAAATGTTTTAAGTTCAGGTTTCCAAAACAGTTTTTTTAATTATATAGGATCAAATGCTACAGTTGTAGATGCATCGTATATAAAACTTAAAAATGTAAGTGCTTCCTATCAAATTCCTTTAGATGAGACAACTAAGAAGTTTTTGCAAAGCGTTCGTGTTTCAGTACAAGGACAAAACTTAGTGACTTTTACTAAATACAAAGGACTTGATCCTGAAACTCAAGGTTTGGCTTTGCCACCATTACGTACAATAACTTTTGGAACACAGTTTACATTTTAA
- a CDS encoding RagB/SusD family nutrient uptake outer membrane protein — MKNISTKYISIFSFFLLLGLTSCDNALDVDLPSNQLSSESVYSTESTAEAAVNGIYQSMVADFYYYRVHAVLGQTSDELVPRTGIANVFSSNEIPETDGTINTNWGELYKTIYNANNVVEGVTKSTTLNAAKSKNWIAEAKFLRAYSYFYLTNLWGNVPLVLTTNVDVSALLPQSSQETVYAQIVLDLTDASKDLPTDYKNYKGERIRATKWAAEALLARVNLYQEKWTEAAAHATAVINQSGSYKMITDLEHNNSPFISDNNEAILQIPYFNVDYTYEGSSVFTTGGTFLLRKGNALFETGDARKTNWTIDIKDRNGVFLGIAPYKYQNGFNSSPIERSTVLRLAELYLIRAEARVKSNDITGAQQDINVIRNRALLGSTTLTDPNQLLDLIALERQREFFAENGHRWLDLKRTGKLDETLSVLPGKIWKSTDSLYPIPEPAIRSNPFLIQNSGY; from the coding sequence ATGAAAAATATTTCTACTAAATATATATCTATATTTTCGTTTTTTCTTTTATTAGGACTTACGAGCTGTGATAATGCTTTGGATGTTGATCTTCCAAGCAATCAATTGTCATCAGAAAGTGTGTACTCTACAGAGTCAACCGCTGAGGCTGCTGTAAACGGAATCTACCAAAGCATGGTTGCAGATTTTTATTATTACAGAGTTCACGCTGTTCTTGGGCAAACATCTGATGAATTAGTGCCTAGAACAGGTATTGCAAATGTTTTCAGCTCTAATGAAATCCCTGAGACTGACGGAACAATAAACACTAATTGGGGCGAATTGTATAAAACAATCTATAATGCTAATAACGTTGTTGAAGGAGTTACTAAAAGCACTACACTTAATGCTGCTAAAAGCAAAAATTGGATTGCCGAAGCAAAATTTTTAAGAGCATATTCTTATTTCTACCTGACCAATCTTTGGGGTAATGTACCTTTGGTATTGACTACAAATGTAGATGTATCAGCATTGTTGCCACAATCCTCGCAAGAAACGGTTTATGCACAAATTGTACTGGACTTAACTGATGCTTCAAAAGATCTTCCAACAGATTACAAAAATTATAAAGGCGAAAGAATCAGAGCTACAAAATGGGCTGCTGAAGCTTTATTGGCAAGAGTAAATCTTTATCAGGAAAAATGGACAGAGGCTGCTGCTCATGCAACTGCAGTAATCAACCAGTCAGGTTCTTACAAAATGATTACGGATCTTGAACATAATAACAGTCCGTTTATTTCCGACAATAATGAAGCTATTCTTCAAATACCATATTTTAATGTTGATTATACTTATGAAGGATCTTCGGTATTTACAACCGGTGGTACTTTTTTACTAAGAAAAGGCAATGCACTTTTTGAAACTGGTGATGCCAGAAAAACAAATTGGACAATCGATATTAAAGATAGAAATGGTGTGTTTTTAGGTATTGCGCCTTATAAATATCAAAACGGTTTTAATAGTTCTCCTATAGAACGTTCAACCGTATTAAGATTAGCAGAACTTTATTTAATAAGAGCCGAAGCCAGAGTAAAATCAAATGATATTACCGGAGCTCAGCAAGATATAAACGTAATTAGAAACAGAGCTTTGTTGGGATCTACTACTTTAACAGATCCAAATCAATTGTTAGATTTAATTGCTCTGGAAAGACAACGTGAGTTTTTTGCAGAAAACGGACACCGTTGGCTGGATCTTAAAAGAACCGGAAAACTAGATGAAACACTTTCTGTTTTACCGGGTAAAATCTGGAAAAGTACAGATAGTTTATATCCTATTCCAGAGCCGGCTATTCGCTCTAATCCCTTCTTAATCCAAAATTCAGGATACTAA
- a CDS encoding ATP-binding cassette domain-containing protein, with amino-acid sequence METTIVRVEDLSHQYSKDWAIQNISFEIKENRILGLLGSNGAGKSTTMNILCGVLNQTKGNIFIDGINLKENPVEAKKLIGFLPQTPPLHLDLTVNEYLIHCAELRHVKKEDLHKAVERAKEQCGIAHFSNRLIRNLSGGYRQRVGIAQAIIHEPKLVVLDEPTNGLDPNQILEVRNLIKKIAKDKAVIFSSHILSEVQATCQDIRMIENGHMVFSDTLDAFNNYIEADKLTASFENPPSIEALTDIAEITAAVFLSPKKVQITFTGTQEIAEKIISLSVYNNWKLREIQFEKVSLDEIFAQLSKKAPSKNAILS; translated from the coding sequence ATGGAAACAACAATTGTAAGAGTTGAGGACTTGTCACATCAATACAGTAAGGATTGGGCAATACAAAATATAAGTTTTGAAATCAAAGAAAACAGAATTTTAGGTCTTTTAGGATCAAATGGAGCAGGAAAATCAACCACAATGAATATCCTTTGCGGTGTATTAAATCAAACCAAAGGAAATATTTTTATTGACGGAATTAATCTGAAAGAAAACCCTGTTGAAGCCAAAAAGCTAATTGGTTTTTTACCGCAAACACCACCTTTGCATTTGGATTTAACCGTAAACGAATATTTAATTCACTGCGCAGAATTACGTCATGTAAAAAAAGAAGATTTGCACAAAGCTGTTGAAAGAGCTAAAGAACAATGTGGAATTGCACATTTCAGCAATCGCCTTATTCGTAATCTTTCAGGCGGTTATCGTCAGCGTGTGGGAATTGCTCAGGCGATAATTCACGAACCAAAATTGGTAGTTTTAGATGAACCTACAAACGGATTAGATCCCAATCAGATTTTAGAAGTTAGAAATTTAATTAAGAAAATAGCTAAAGATAAAGCTGTGATTTTTTCTTCGCATATTCTTTCTGAAGTTCAGGCAACTTGTCAGGATATCAGAATGATCGAGAACGGACACATGGTTTTTTCTGATACACTTGACGCTTTCAACAATTATATTGAAGCCGACAAATTAACTGCAAGTTTTGAAAATCCGCCAAGTATTGAAGCATTAACTGATATTGCCGAAATTACAGCTGCTGTCTTTCTTTCTCCTAAAAAAGTTCAGATAACCTTTACCGGAACACAGGAAATTGCCGAAAAAATTATTTCGCTAAGCGTATATAATAATTGGAAATTAAGAGAAATTCAATTTGAAAAAGTCTCTCTTGATGAAATTTTTGCTCAGTTATCTAAAAAAGCACCTTCTAAAAACGCTATTCTTTCTTAA
- a CDS encoding Gldg family protein, whose translation MKTIYRIAKTELNTMFYSPVAWVVLVIFSIQSSWKFFDSLERFEKSQKMGEGMSNLSQIIFSGFSGLYTEMQNYLYLYVPLLTMGLISREINSGSIKLLLSSPIKIKDIVLGKYLAIAAYCLLFVAILGLQVVIAYFSIDHLDLKFAISGLIGLYLLVCTYAAIGLFMSCLTSYQVVAAISTLVVLAGLNFIGKLWQDIEYVKDITYFLSIAGRANEMLEGLLISKDVLYFILVSGLFIGLSIYKLQTGRDAQSVSKRAIKYTALISVVLALGYITSRAPLTMYYDMTRTKDRTLTENSLNIVKKIDGPIKITTYVNLLDINYYMAMPYSQNQDISSFENYTRFLPQTEMEYVYYYDTSGNEALYAQNPGLSDKQLADKLIETQDLKLKKLYSPEEIKKVIDLKPEQNRVVRTVEYNGKKTFLRMYDDLFKVPSEKEISASLKRLVVPNPKIVFASGNMERSIDKNGDKNYKTGFNEITFRYSLINQGFDVSTVDINAQDIPQQATILIIADPKTELSQGAIDRISKYIDQGKNLMLLAEPETNSALAAITDKLGLSFTKQTLVQESETNSPDYLVTDFLKDANPGIIKFSKTRSNNPIPLLGSSGIITTKDAGFKVTPLLKTNNQPAWESQSGITSFPQDLKKQPSVKGVPLVVALTRNVNGKSQKIIVAGDADFMGNAELSRAGSGTFQFVTDLFSWFSNYEFPIDTTRPENTDKKITINSNQVFINKIVFIGLFPLLIILSGAFILIRRNRR comes from the coding sequence ATGAAAACAATATATAGAATTGCTAAAACAGAACTCAACACGATGTTTTATTCGCCGGTTGCGTGGGTTGTTTTAGTTATATTTTCGATCCAGTCAAGCTGGAAATTCTTTGACTCTCTGGAACGCTTTGAGAAATCTCAAAAAATGGGAGAAGGAATGAGTAATTTATCACAAATTATTTTTTCAGGTTTCAGTGGTTTATATACAGAAATGCAGAATTATTTATACTTATATGTTCCGCTTTTAACAATGGGATTAATAAGCCGTGAAATCAACAGCGGTTCTATCAAACTGTTGCTTTCATCTCCTATAAAAATAAAAGATATCGTATTAGGAAAATATCTTGCCATTGCAGCTTATTGTTTATTATTCGTTGCAATATTGGGATTACAAGTTGTGATTGCTTATTTCTCTATTGATCATTTAGATTTAAAATTTGCCATTTCAGGATTAATAGGGTTGTATTTATTAGTATGTACCTATGCCGCAATCGGTCTGTTTATGTCTTGTCTGACTTCTTACCAAGTCGTTGCAGCCATAAGTACTTTGGTTGTTTTAGCAGGTTTAAATTTTATTGGAAAACTTTGGCAGGATATCGAATATGTAAAAGACATTACTTATTTCCTTTCGATTGCCGGACGTGCCAATGAAATGCTTGAAGGTCTTTTGATTAGTAAAGATGTATTATACTTTATTTTGGTAAGCGGTCTTTTTATCGGACTTAGTATTTACAAATTACAAACTGGTAGAGATGCGCAATCCGTTTCTAAAAGAGCCATAAAATATACGGCTTTAATAAGTGTGGTTCTGGCACTTGGTTACATCACATCAAGAGCACCATTGACGATGTATTATGACATGACCAGAACAAAAGACAGAACGCTTACAGAGAATAGTTTAAATATTGTCAAAAAAATAGATGGTCCAATTAAGATTACGACTTATGTAAACTTATTAGATATCAATTATTATATGGCTATGCCGTATTCTCAAAATCAGGATATTTCAAGTTTTGAAAACTACACCCGTTTTTTGCCCCAAACAGAAATGGAATATGTGTATTATTATGATACTTCGGGAAATGAAGCCTTGTATGCACAAAATCCCGGATTAAGCGATAAACAGCTTGCTGATAAATTGATCGAAACGCAGGATTTAAAGCTCAAAAAATTATATTCTCCTGAGGAAATTAAAAAAGTTATTGATTTAAAACCAGAACAAAACCGAGTTGTAAGAACCGTAGAATACAACGGAAAGAAGACATTTTTAAGAATGTATGATGATTTGTTCAAAGTTCCGAGCGAAAAAGAAATCTCAGCATCTTTGAAACGTTTAGTGGTTCCGAATCCAAAAATTGTTTTTGCAAGCGGAAACATGGAACGCAGCATTGACAAAAACGGAGACAAAAATTACAAAACAGGATTTAATGAAATCACTTTTAGATATTCTCTAATCAATCAGGGATTTGATGTTTCAACAGTAGATATTAATGCGCAGGATATTCCGCAACAAGCTACTATTTTAATTATTGCCGATCCAAAAACGGAATTAAGCCAAGGCGCAATTGACAGAATTTCTAAATATATAGACCAAGGAAAAAACTTAATGCTTTTGGCAGAACCGGAAACCAATTCGGCTTTAGCTGCAATTACGGATAAATTAGGTTTAAGTTTTACAAAACAAACATTAGTGCAGGAAAGCGAAACTAATTCTCCTGATTATCTCGTAACAGATTTTCTAAAAGATGCAAATCCTGGTATTATTAAATTTAGTAAAACCAGAAGCAATAATCCGATTCCGCTTTTAGGAAGCAGCGGAATTATAACTACCAAAGATGCCGGATTTAAAGTAACGCCACTTTTAAAAACTAATAATCAGCCTGCTTGGGAATCTCAGAGCGGAATTACTTCATTTCCTCAAGATTTGAAAAAGCAACCTTCTGTAAAAGGAGTTCCGCTTGTTGTGGCTTTAACGCGAAATGTAAATGGAAAATCTCAAAAAATAATTGTAGCCGGAGATGCTGATTTTATGGGCAATGCCGAATTAAGCCGTGCCGGATCTGGAACATTTCAGTTTGTAACCGATCTTTTTAGCTGGTTTAGCAATTACGAATTCCCAATTGATACAACTCGTCCCGAAAATACCGATAAGAAAATAACCATAAATTCAAATCAGGTTTTCATCAATAAAATTGTATTCATCGGATTATTTCCATTATTGATCATATTAAGCGGCGCTTTTATACTTATTAGAAGAAACAGAAGATAA